One segment of Natronosalvus halobius DNA contains the following:
- a CDS encoding methionine adenosyltransferase → MSERNIRVERIDRRAVEDQEVEIVERKGIGHPDSICDGIAESVGSALAREYLDRVGKVLHFNTDETQLVAGEAAPAFGGGEVIDPIYVLIVGRATKHYEGQTIPTERIALTAAREYLEAEIPKLTFGEEVVVDVKLGEGSGDLQDVFGEEEVQVPMANDTSFGVGHAPLSETEQIVYNAEQRLNREFAAENPYLGSDVKIMGKREGDSIDVTVAAAMIDEHIPDMDAYVDAVASVREYVADVASEYTDRDVSVYVNTADAVEAGSIYLTVTGTSAEQGDDGSVGRGNRANGLITPNRSMSMEATSGKNPVNHIGKIYNLLSTDIAENVVSEVDGIRDLRVRLLSQIGRPIDEPHVADVHVVTEDDVDLETVRPEIEAIVDDGLANVTDITQRVIDGELDTF, encoded by the coding sequence ATGAGCGAACGGAACATCAGGGTCGAACGGATCGACCGCCGAGCGGTCGAGGACCAGGAGGTCGAAATCGTCGAGCGAAAAGGGATCGGACACCCCGACTCGATCTGCGACGGAATCGCCGAGAGCGTCGGCAGTGCGCTCGCCCGCGAGTACCTCGACCGGGTCGGAAAGGTGCTTCACTTCAACACGGACGAGACCCAGCTGGTCGCCGGCGAGGCCGCCCCCGCCTTCGGCGGCGGCGAAGTCATCGACCCCATCTACGTCCTGATCGTCGGTCGCGCGACCAAACACTACGAGGGCCAGACCATCCCCACCGAGCGCATCGCGCTGACGGCCGCCCGCGAGTACCTCGAGGCCGAAATCCCCAAACTCACCTTCGGCGAGGAAGTCGTCGTCGACGTGAAACTGGGCGAGGGGAGCGGCGACCTGCAGGATGTCTTCGGCGAAGAGGAAGTGCAGGTGCCGATGGCCAACGACACGAGCTTCGGCGTCGGTCACGCACCGCTGTCAGAGACCGAGCAGATTGTCTACAACGCCGAGCAGCGACTCAATCGCGAGTTCGCCGCTGAGAACCCGTACCTCGGCTCGGACGTGAAGATCATGGGCAAGCGTGAAGGCGACAGCATCGACGTGACCGTCGCCGCGGCGATGATCGACGAACACATTCCGGACATGGACGCCTACGTCGACGCCGTCGCGTCGGTACGTGAGTACGTCGCCGACGTCGCGAGCGAGTACACCGACCGCGACGTCTCGGTCTACGTCAACACCGCCGACGCCGTCGAGGCCGGATCGATCTATCTGACCGTCACCGGTACCTCCGCCGAACAGGGCGACGACGGGTCCGTCGGCCGCGGCAACCGCGCGAACGGCCTCATCACTCCCAACCGGTCGATGTCGATGGAGGCCACGAGCGGGAAGAACCCGGTCAATCACATCGGTAAGATCTACAATCTCCTCTCGACGGACATCGCCGAGAACGTCGTGAGCGAAGTTGACGGCATCCGCGACCTCCGCGTTCGCCTCCTGAGCCAGATCGGGCGACCGATCGACGAACCCCACGTCGCCGACGTCCACGTGGTCACCGAAGACGACGTCGACCTCGAGACCGTCCGCCCCGAAATCGAGGCAATCGTCGACGACGGTCTCGCGAACGTGACCGACATTACCCAGCGCGTCATCGACGGCGAGCTGGATACGTTCTGA